Proteins found in one Synechococcus sp. LA31 genomic segment:
- a CDS encoding DUF3747 domain-containing protein, translating into MQSIRTLAALLPLAGALALIAPEPVAAKSLFGAVEVDQSKFVIVAAPIGDGSRAQLNIYEQRSDARPCYAVQGSNPAVVDPLLSTFDFTGICNRFIDGNGYSLRLGDQDLGTVYRLSVVKESDDTLLMALPTKPGVGPEMVVARSGGSSNGFLLLVPEPGWKLMRRAFGGRTLGHVYVYRDAQPEAAAAPVPEPPAGS; encoded by the coding sequence ATGCAATCGATCCGCACCCTCGCCGCGCTGCTGCCCCTGGCCGGTGCCCTGGCCCTGATCGCGCCTGAACCCGTCGCAGCGAAGTCGCTCTTCGGGGCTGTTGAGGTGGATCAGAGCAAGTTTGTGATTGTGGCGGCACCCATTGGCGATGGCAGCCGCGCCCAGCTCAACATCTACGAGCAGCGCAGCGATGCGCGCCCTTGTTACGCGGTGCAGGGCAGCAACCCGGCGGTGGTGGACCCTCTGCTGTCCACCTTTGATTTCACCGGCATCTGCAACCGTTTCATCGATGGGAATGGCTACTCCCTGCGCCTGGGTGATCAAGACCTCGGCACGGTGTACCGCTTGAGCGTGGTGAAAGAGTCGGACGACACCCTGCTGATGGCTCTGCCGACCAAGCCAGGGGTGGGGCCGGAGATGGTGGTGGCTCGTAGTGGTGGCAGCAGTAATGGCTTCTTGCTGCTCGTGCCTGAGCCCGGCTGGAAGCTGATGCGCCGTGCGTTCGGTGGGCGCACCCTTGGGCACGTGTATGTCTACCGCGACGCTCAGCCTGAGGCTGCTGCGGCTCCGGTACCCGAGCCGCCCGCCGGCAGCTGA
- a CDS encoding chlorophyll a/b-binding protein, translating into MTSTPEPPATSATTNDVPAFGWSGYAERVNGRFAMVGFVALLMVEAISGETFLRWAGFVG; encoded by the coding sequence ATGACCAGCACCCCCGAACCGCCTGCCACCAGCGCCACCACCAACGACGTGCCGGCCTTCGGTTGGAGCGGCTACGCCGAGCGGGTGAATGGCCGCTTCGCCATGGTGGGCTTTGTGGCTTTGCTGATGGTGGAGGCCATCAGCGGCGAGACCTTCCTGCGCTGGGCTGGCTTTGTCGGTTAG
- a CDS encoding histidine triad nucleotide-binding protein: MADSAETPQNDTIFGRILRGEIPCDQVHADEQCIAFRDVAPQAPVHILVIPREHVVNLAEASEKQAELLGHLLLVAAQVARQEGLEAFRTVINSGAEAGQTVFHLHVHVMGGRPLAWPPG; this comes from the coding sequence ATGGCCGACTCCGCTGAAACCCCGCAGAACGACACGATTTTTGGCCGCATCCTGCGAGGCGAGATCCCCTGCGACCAGGTGCATGCGGATGAGCAGTGCATCGCCTTCCGCGATGTGGCTCCCCAGGCGCCGGTCCACATCCTGGTGATCCCGCGTGAGCACGTGGTGAACCTGGCCGAGGCCAGTGAGAAGCAGGCTGAGCTGCTGGGACATTTGCTGCTGGTGGCGGCCCAAGTGGCTCGCCAGGAAGGGCTCGAGGCTTTCCGCACGGTGATCAACAGCGGTGCTGAAGCCGGGCAGACGGTGTTCCATCTGCATGTGCATGTGATGGGTGGCCGTCCCCTGGCTTGGCCGCCAGGCTGA
- a CDS encoding prolyl oligopeptidase family serine peptidase, whose amino-acid sequence MPTSPAPLSAALALGKTPSLKEPQLLDGVLYWQEQRPDERGRTTLMARDPGSRSPREMTPGRWNLRCRVHEYGGGACAIGRNASGEAIAVFVHDSDRCLWQLRLEASDAEPQRLTPPGGDDRFHGHLGGGVIDAIGNRWIGVLEIHGRDQLVAVPLQGGEPQRLHQPADFCGYLALSPSGRHLAWVEWQQPCMPWERSQLWLGELNPDGSLGAARPVAGSRPADPQGCSVFQPIWAGSDLVVSNDRSGFWNLERWIGAAETSAALEPCWQALVPMQAECAMPQWVFGMSTHAWDSEQLLVMACRQGSWKLGRVHLPSRADEHAIWEPIAQPFTDLAGLCAEAGRLACVASSACNPSGLLELELATSQWRHQPAAPCPLPLEAISQPQEVWFEGHGGQATHAWYYPPIGGSTAESPLLVKGHSGPTGMARTGLSLGIQFWTSRGWGVVDVNYGGSTGFGRAYRERLNGQWGVVDVADCAAAAQALVSRGLASAERIAIEGGSAGGFTALAALCFTTTFRAGASRYGVADLSALATDTHRFEARYLDSLVGPWPVAKATYEARSPLQHAGRIHCPVIFFQGLEDVVVPPEQTERMAEALRGNGVPVEVHLFPEEGHGFRNGATQIQVLEATEAFFRHHFQL is encoded by the coding sequence GTGCCCACCAGCCCTGCCCCCCTCTCCGCTGCGCTGGCATTGGGCAAGACCCCCAGCCTCAAAGAACCCCAACTGCTGGATGGCGTTCTGTACTGGCAGGAGCAACGCCCCGACGAACGCGGGCGCACCACCTTGATGGCCCGCGACCCCGGGTCTCGATCCCCCCGCGAAATGACCCCCGGCCGCTGGAACCTGCGCTGCCGGGTGCATGAGTACGGAGGCGGCGCCTGCGCGATCGGCCGCAATGCGAGCGGTGAAGCGATTGCGGTGTTCGTGCACGACAGCGACCGCTGCCTTTGGCAGCTGAGGCTGGAGGCCAGCGATGCCGAACCCCAACGGCTGACACCACCGGGCGGCGATGACCGCTTCCACGGCCATCTTGGGGGCGGGGTGATCGACGCCATCGGCAACCGCTGGATCGGTGTGCTGGAGATCCATGGCCGCGACCAGCTGGTGGCTGTGCCCCTGCAGGGAGGTGAGCCGCAGCGATTGCATCAGCCGGCAGATTTCTGCGGCTACCTGGCTCTGAGTCCCAGCGGCCGGCATCTGGCCTGGGTGGAGTGGCAGCAGCCCTGCATGCCCTGGGAGCGCAGCCAGCTCTGGCTGGGGGAACTCAACCCCGATGGCAGCCTCGGCGCTGCGCGGCCCGTTGCGGGCTCCAGGCCAGCAGACCCGCAGGGTTGCTCGGTGTTCCAGCCCATCTGGGCCGGTAGCGATCTGGTGGTGAGCAACGACCGAAGCGGCTTCTGGAACCTGGAGCGCTGGATCGGCGCCGCGGAGACTTCCGCCGCTCTCGAGCCGTGCTGGCAGGCACTAGTGCCAATGCAAGCGGAGTGCGCGATGCCTCAGTGGGTGTTTGGCATGAGCACCCACGCCTGGGATAGCGAGCAGCTGCTGGTCATGGCTTGCCGCCAGGGCAGCTGGAAGCTGGGCCGCGTCCACCTGCCGTCGCGGGCAGATGAACACGCCATCTGGGAGCCGATCGCGCAACCGTTTACCGATCTGGCAGGCCTCTGCGCTGAAGCGGGCCGATTGGCCTGCGTGGCCAGCAGCGCCTGCAATCCCTCTGGGCTCTTGGAGCTGGAGCTGGCGACTAGCCAGTGGCGCCATCAGCCCGCCGCCCCGTGCCCGCTGCCCCTCGAGGCGATCAGCCAACCCCAAGAGGTGTGGTTTGAAGGCCACGGCGGCCAAGCCACCCACGCCTGGTACTACCCACCGATCGGGGGCAGCACCGCGGAGTCTCCCCTGCTGGTGAAAGGGCATAGCGGTCCCACGGGCATGGCCCGCACAGGGCTCAGCCTGGGCATCCAGTTCTGGACCTCCCGTGGCTGGGGTGTGGTGGATGTCAACTACGGCGGCTCCACAGGCTTCGGCCGCGCCTATCGCGAACGCCTCAACGGCCAATGGGGAGTGGTGGATGTGGCCGACTGCGCCGCCGCCGCTCAGGCGCTGGTGAGCCGCGGCCTGGCCAGCGCCGAGCGCATCGCGATCGAAGGGGGCAGCGCGGGTGGGTTCACGGCCTTGGCGGCTCTTTGTTTCACAACCACATTCCGGGCGGGTGCCAGCCGCTATGGCGTCGCCGACCTCAGCGCCCTCGCCACCGACACCCACCGTTTTGAGGCGCGCTATCTCGACAGCCTTGTCGGCCCTTGGCCGGTAGCAAAGGCCACCTATGAGGCCCGCTCCCCCCTGCAGCATGCCGGCCGAATCCACTGTCCGGTGATCTTTTTCCAGGGCCTTGAGGATGTGGTGGTGCCGCCGGAGCAAACCGAGCGGATGGCCGAAGCTCTGCGGGGTAATGGCGTGCCCGTAGAGGTGCATCTGTTCCCAGAGGAAGGCCACGGCTTCCGCAATGGCGCCACACAAATCCAGGTGCTCGAAGCCACCGAAGCCTTCTTCCGCCACCACTTCCAGCTGTGA
- a CDS encoding ABC transporter ATP-binding protein/permease, with amino-acid sequence MTPLQGFRNQLGKLRRLAQPYFLPVEDTSGWQFLLLIVALLGVVVGSTLLLLTAVVVGSGALIPDLQARFLPGVPQQVGAIWASPAGPVLMLLFAAGLTCFGALRSKLRQGRWLPWLLMGVITLLILVINGINVGISYIARNVDNTLVAYKADEFWQVVAVYAFCLVLALPIRALQSYLIPKLGLLWREWLSGRLLGRYLNNRAYYVLNPNDEAAEEIDNPDQRISQDAASFTGTSLSVTVEIVSALLTFVSFIVVLWSISTTLALWLLVYSLGGTAVIVFASRKLVALNYDQLRLEADFRYGLVHIRDNAESIAFYRGEQQESREAVRRLDGAISNYNKLIVWEALISVIQRSYDYFSRFLPWLVIAPIYFAKEVDFGVFGQASIAFSQVLFSVSYIVNNIDRLAAFSASISRLEGFQGKVEAINRAEAQRELLAEETSRVAQSLLVRHVDLVPPGSDRRLIHDLSLEVAASQRVLVVGPSGCGKTSFLRLVSGLWPPAAGDVERPPLSELLFIPQKPYMILGSLREQLCYPQDPQRFSDEHLRSVLEEVRLGALVQRYPDFDIKQDWPRLLSLGEQQRLAFARLLLNSPRFVVLDEATSALDVNTEQHLYELLAQREMAFVSVGHRPTLKAFHNLVLELDGEGGWKLMPSASYTFNSGA; translated from the coding sequence ATGACCCCCCTGCAGGGCTTCCGCAATCAGCTCGGCAAGCTGCGGCGCCTCGCCCAGCCCTATTTCCTGCCGGTGGAAGACACCAGTGGCTGGCAGTTTCTGCTGCTGATCGTGGCCCTGCTTGGGGTGGTAGTGGGCAGCACCCTGCTCCTGCTGACAGCTGTTGTGGTGGGCAGCGGTGCCCTGATTCCCGATCTCCAGGCTCGTTTCCTGCCGGGTGTGCCCCAGCAGGTGGGCGCCATCTGGGCAAGTCCGGCGGGGCCGGTGTTGATGCTGCTGTTTGCCGCAGGACTGACCTGCTTCGGCGCCCTGCGCAGCAAATTGCGCCAAGGGCGCTGGCTGCCCTGGTTGCTGATGGGGGTGATCACGCTGCTGATCCTCGTGATCAACGGCATCAATGTGGGGATCAGCTACATCGCCCGCAATGTTGATAACACTCTGGTGGCCTACAAGGCTGATGAGTTTTGGCAGGTGGTGGCGGTCTATGCGTTCTGCTTGGTGTTGGCTTTGCCCATTCGGGCATTGCAGAGTTATCTGATTCCCAAGCTGGGTCTGCTGTGGCGGGAGTGGTTGAGCGGCCGCCTGCTGGGTCGTTATCTGAATAATCGCGCTTATTACGTTCTCAATCCCAACGATGAAGCCGCCGAGGAGATTGATAACCCTGATCAGCGGATCTCCCAGGATGCAGCCAGCTTCACCGGTACGAGCCTTAGCGTTACGGTGGAGATCGTGTCGGCTTTGCTCACCTTCGTGAGCTTTATTGTGGTGCTGTGGAGCATCAGCACAACCCTGGCGCTGTGGTTGCTGGTGTACTCACTGGGTGGCACTGCCGTGATTGTGTTTGCCAGTCGCAAGCTGGTGGCCCTGAATTACGACCAGCTGCGCCTAGAGGCCGACTTCCGCTACGGCCTTGTTCACATCCGCGACAACGCCGAATCGATTGCCTTCTACCGCGGCGAGCAACAGGAATCGCGCGAAGCCGTCCGTCGCCTCGATGGTGCGATCAGCAACTACAACAAGCTGATTGTTTGGGAGGCGCTGATCAGTGTGATCCAGCGCTCTTACGACTACTTCTCCCGCTTCTTGCCCTGGCTTGTGATTGCACCGATCTACTTCGCCAAGGAAGTGGATTTCGGCGTGTTTGGCCAGGCCAGTATTGCCTTCTCTCAGGTGTTGTTCTCGGTGAGCTACATCGTGAATAACATTGATCGGCTGGCGGCCTTCTCCGCATCAATCAGCCGACTCGAAGGCTTCCAAGGCAAGGTGGAGGCCATCAATCGTGCTGAGGCGCAGCGTGAGCTGCTGGCGGAAGAAACCTCCCGGGTAGCCCAGTCGCTGCTGGTGCGTCATGTGGACCTGGTGCCGCCGGGCAGCGACCGCCGCTTGATCCATGACCTCAGCCTCGAGGTGGCGGCCAGCCAACGGGTGCTGGTGGTGGGGCCGAGCGGTTGCGGCAAAACCTCCTTCCTCCGCCTCGTGAGTGGCCTCTGGCCGCCCGCAGCCGGAGACGTGGAGCGGCCGCCTCTCTCGGAGCTTCTGTTTATCCCCCAGAAGCCCTACATGATCCTGGGCAGCCTGCGGGAGCAGCTCTGCTATCCGCAGGATCCTCAACGCTTCAGCGATGAGCATCTGCGCAGCGTGTTGGAAGAGGTGCGGCTGGGTGCTTTGGTGCAGCGCTACCCCGATTTCGACATCAAGCAAGACTGGCCTCGGCTGCTATCGCTCGGCGAGCAGCAGCGCCTTGCTTTTGCCCGCCTCCTGCTCAACTCACCGCGCTTTGTTGTGCTGGATGAGGCCACCAGTGCTCTCGATGTGAACACCGAGCAACACCTCTATGAGCTGCTGGCCCAGCGGGAGATGGCCTTTGTGAGTGTGGGTCACCGCCCCACGCTGAAGGCGTTCCACAACCTGGTGCTTGAACTCGATGGCGAGGGCGGCTGGAAGCTGATGCCCTCTGCCAGCTATACCTTCAATTCCGGCGCCTGA
- a CDS encoding YifB family Mg chelatase-like AAA ATPase: MLARCNGAALVGLEARPVAVEVDIAPGLPGLQVVGLADAAVQESRQRVRAAIRNSQLRMPLTRVIVNLAPADLRKEGPAFDLPIALAVLAASGQLDPAQLEGIWCAGELGLGGELRPVRGAIAIALAAREQGASRLLLPAANAAEAALVEGLPLAPADSLSDALRWLLHPQSIPTPPPALTATAPERTALSDLASVQGQLHGRRALEIAAAGGHHLLLVGPPGSGKTMLARCLPGLLPALSRAEMLELTQLYSVAGQLQAQGGLLQQRPFRSPHHSCTSAALVGGGTNLRPGELALAHRGVLFLDELTEFRRDVLNQLRQPLEHGELWLSRARQQQRFPCSVNLVAATNPCACGWAGDPERSCSCGTAQQQRYWGRLSGPLLDRIDLQVVMRRLEGSTLGAGFRQTTNPETSAAVRERVRAARQRMQNRNPDGVANSQLTAAHLRRCGGITSTALDLWQQAIDQRGLSARAAERVLRVGRTIADLGECAELSTAAIAEALSYRSFDQLSGGGADRGRAERPPAAADAGAPRVDYQTRYQRWSQASD, encoded by the coding sequence ATGTTGGCACGATGCAACGGAGCCGCCCTGGTAGGGCTTGAGGCACGGCCTGTAGCCGTGGAGGTGGATATTGCCCCCGGTCTACCGGGCCTGCAAGTGGTGGGGTTGGCGGATGCCGCGGTGCAGGAATCACGGCAAAGGGTGCGTGCGGCAATCCGCAACAGCCAACTGCGCATGCCACTCACCAGGGTGATCGTGAACCTGGCTCCCGCAGATCTGCGCAAGGAGGGACCTGCCTTTGATCTGCCCATCGCCCTCGCGGTGCTAGCCGCCAGCGGCCAGCTGGATCCAGCCCAGCTTGAGGGGATCTGGTGCGCCGGTGAACTGGGGCTCGGAGGCGAGTTACGGCCAGTGCGCGGGGCCATTGCCATCGCTCTGGCCGCACGGGAGCAGGGAGCAAGCAGACTGCTGCTGCCTGCAGCCAACGCCGCTGAGGCCGCTCTGGTGGAGGGCCTTCCCCTCGCTCCAGCCGACAGCCTTAGCGATGCTCTGCGCTGGCTTCTTCACCCCCAATCCATCCCAACGCCACCACCGGCCCTGACAGCCACGGCTCCAGAGCGCACCGCTCTTAGCGATCTGGCCAGCGTTCAAGGCCAGCTGCATGGCCGTCGCGCCCTGGAAATCGCGGCAGCCGGTGGCCACCATCTGCTGCTGGTTGGGCCGCCAGGTAGCGGCAAAACGATGCTGGCGCGGTGCCTACCAGGACTGCTTCCGGCACTGAGCCGCGCGGAGATGCTGGAGCTCACCCAGCTCTATTCCGTGGCGGGGCAATTGCAGGCCCAGGGAGGCTTACTGCAGCAGCGGCCCTTCCGCAGTCCGCATCACAGCTGCACGAGCGCCGCTTTGGTGGGGGGCGGAACCAACCTGCGGCCCGGGGAGCTAGCGCTGGCACACCGCGGCGTGCTGTTTCTCGACGAACTCACGGAATTCCGCCGCGACGTGCTCAATCAGCTGCGTCAGCCCCTAGAGCACGGGGAACTGTGGTTAAGCCGAGCCCGTCAGCAGCAGCGCTTTCCCTGCAGCGTCAATCTGGTGGCCGCCACCAATCCCTGCGCCTGCGGCTGGGCCGGCGATCCGGAGCGCAGCTGCAGCTGCGGCACGGCCCAGCAGCAGCGCTATTGGGGCCGTCTCTCAGGCCCACTGCTCGATCGCATCGATCTGCAGGTGGTGATGCGGCGACTGGAGGGCAGCACTCTGGGGGCAGGCTTTCGCCAGACCACCAACCCGGAGACCAGCGCTGCCGTGCGTGAGCGGGTGCGTGCAGCCCGTCAGCGCATGCAAAATCGCAACCCGGATGGGGTTGCCAATAGCCAGCTCACAGCCGCGCACCTGCGCCGTTGCGGCGGCATCACTTCAACGGCGCTGGATCTCTGGCAACAAGCGATCGATCAACGCGGGCTGAGCGCACGGGCCGCCGAACGCGTGTTGCGGGTAGGCCGCACGATCGCCGACCTAGGGGAATGCGCTGAGCTGAGCACTGCAGCGATCGCCGAAGCACTCAGCTATCGCAGCTTCGACCAGCTCAGTGGCGGTGGGGCTGATCGCGGTAGGGCTGAACGCCCACCAGCGGCGGCTGATGCTGGCGCTCCTCGAGTGGATTACCAAACGCGTTACCAACGCTGGAGCCAAGCCAGCGATTGA
- a CDS encoding sodium/glutamate symporter, translating into MSELLPGLWRAEALVALAWLALAGSVLSLILVAGRSIGRRLNLRLWGVPEALVAGILGLLVAPSGPLPLLPQHLMELWGELPLVLLTLVFGSLMLGKPLPRLGGLWRPVCGQVSLALVLAFGQYVVGGLAVLLVLQPWLGVSPVMACLIEVAYEGGHGSAAAMGPSYAALGFPGGQDLGLAMATVGLLSSTLVGGVVVVIGRQRGWLLAQAREEADSNAVPRALAGVGDSGLPPNQPAWAAWAVNLAMVGIAVLIGVVLLQLLHLGTDAIGGGVAAVGNALPVFPLAIIGSLLVRWWLERSGLSHWASTPIQNEIGTLSADLLITSATACLNLALLAADWLPLTVLALSGLSWNLGITLLLAPRLLPPDWFERAVLEFGQATGVAASGLLLLRMADPDDHSQALPAFSLKQLFLQPFLAGGVVTVVAPLAVAGWGLPIWTGFCLALVLLAGGAGLLLAQWGRNTEASAAHP; encoded by the coding sequence ATGAGCGAGCTCCTTCCAGGCTTGTGGAGGGCGGAAGCCCTGGTAGCCCTGGCCTGGCTGGCCCTGGCCGGATCGGTACTCAGTTTGATCCTGGTAGCGGGGCGGAGCATTGGGCGCCGGCTCAACCTGCGGCTCTGGGGAGTACCCGAAGCGCTGGTGGCCGGGATACTCGGCTTGCTGGTGGCGCCGTCGGGTCCATTGCCGCTGCTACCGCAGCACCTGATGGAGCTGTGGGGCGAGCTGCCGCTGGTGTTGCTCACCTTGGTCTTCGGCTCACTGATGCTCGGCAAACCCCTACCCAGGCTGGGTGGGCTGTGGCGACCGGTGTGCGGGCAGGTGTCGCTGGCGCTGGTGCTGGCCTTCGGGCAATACGTGGTGGGCGGGCTGGCGGTGCTGCTGGTGCTGCAGCCCTGGCTGGGGGTCAGCCCGGTGATGGCCTGCCTGATCGAAGTGGCCTACGAAGGCGGCCACGGCTCCGCCGCCGCCATGGGGCCCAGCTACGCAGCTCTTGGCTTTCCCGGCGGGCAGGATCTCGGCCTGGCGATGGCCACGGTGGGCCTGCTGAGCTCCACCTTGGTCGGGGGCGTGGTGGTAGTGATCGGGCGCCAGCGGGGCTGGCTGCTGGCTCAGGCCCGAGAGGAGGCTGATTCGAATGCTGTCCCTCGCGCATTAGCTGGAGTTGGCGACTCCGGCTTGCCTCCCAACCAGCCGGCCTGGGCCGCCTGGGCTGTGAACCTGGCGATGGTGGGAATCGCCGTGCTGATCGGCGTGGTGCTGCTGCAGCTGCTGCACCTCGGCACGGATGCCATCGGTGGTGGCGTGGCAGCGGTAGGGAACGCCCTGCCTGTGTTTCCGCTCGCGATCATCGGCTCACTGCTGGTGCGCTGGTGGTTGGAGCGCAGCGGCCTCAGCCACTGGGCCTCAACGCCAATCCAAAACGAGATCGGCACCCTCTCGGCTGATCTGCTGATCACCTCCGCCACCGCCTGCCTCAACCTGGCCCTGCTGGCGGCCGACTGGCTGCCCCTCACCGTGCTGGCCCTCTCTGGCCTCAGCTGGAATCTGGGGATCACCCTGCTGCTGGCACCGCGGCTGCTGCCGCCCGACTGGTTTGAGCGGGCGGTGCTGGAGTTTGGCCAGGCCACGGGAGTGGCGGCCTCTGGCCTGCTGCTGCTGCGCATGGCCGACCCCGATGACCACAGCCAAGCCCTACCAGCCTTTTCTCTCAAGCAATTGTTTCTGCAACCCTTTCTGGCCGGTGGGGTGGTCACGGTGGTGGCACCGCTCGCCGTAGCGGGCTGGGGGCTGCCGATCTGGACGGGCTTCTGTCTGGCTCTGGTGCTGCTGGCTGGCGGCGCAGGCCTCCTATTGGCGCAGTGGGGACGCAACACTGAGGCGTCTGCAGCGCACCCATGA
- a CDS encoding Tol biopolymer transporter periplasmic protein, with amino-acid sequence MRRQAAAPAGLVGGSRQQPSLSGNGRLLASLVERGGRTTVLLQERRSGRVLPLRHLRNRQPHSSPSLSWNGRYLALLVQQGGRRQAVIEDRATGRQHPLFLPAGQDPQELSLAPDGQSIALELISGGNQRVQLFDLSGLLEPDQAPGRIESGGGPQP; translated from the coding sequence TTGCGTCGCCAAGCTGCCGCACCAGCAGGGTTGGTGGGTGGGTCGCGTCAGCAACCCTCCCTCAGCGGGAACGGACGGCTCCTGGCCAGCCTGGTCGAGCGAGGCGGTCGCACCACCGTGCTGCTGCAGGAACGCCGCAGCGGTCGGGTGCTGCCGCTGCGGCATCTGCGCAACCGCCAGCCCCACAGCTCACCATCACTGAGCTGGAACGGCCGCTACCTGGCCCTGCTGGTGCAGCAGGGCGGGCGGCGCCAGGCCGTGATTGAAGACCGAGCAACAGGCCGGCAACATCCTTTGTTTCTGCCAGCCGGCCAGGATCCGCAGGAGCTCAGCCTGGCCCCCGACGGTCAGAGCATCGCCCTTGAGCTGATCAGCGGCGGCAACCAACGGGTGCAGCTGTTTGATCTGAGTGGTTTGCTGGAGCCCGACCAAGCGCCTGGCCGGATCGAAAGCGGCGGTGGGCCGCAGCCATGA
- the rpsU gene encoding 30S ribosomal protein S21 codes for MTQVTVGENEGIESALRRFKRQVSKAGIFADLKRLRHHETPVEKYKRKAQQRRRRR; via the coding sequence ATGACCCAGGTCACCGTCGGCGAAAACGAGGGCATCGAGTCGGCGTTGCGCCGCTTTAAGCGCCAGGTGTCGAAAGCCGGGATCTTCGCCGATCTCAAGCGCCTGCGTCACCACGAAACCCCCGTTGAGAAGTACAAGCGCAAGGCTCAGCAACGCCGTCGCCGCCGCTGA
- the def gene encoding peptide deformylase, whose translation MASSFAKLARSAENVGRLQVSKQPVDNPPYDIHTLGDQALRSPAKRIGKVDDSIRDLARDMLVSMYAARGIGLAAPQIGHALQLLVIDLEIEDPNSPPLILINPEISHVGGSLCTYEEGCLSIPGVYLDVVRPSVVEVSYRDEMGRPKRMKADGLMARCIQHEMDHLNGVLFVDRVTDHDKLREGLGEKGFNPADVHSIA comes from the coding sequence TTGGCCAGCAGCTTCGCCAAATTGGCGCGCTCCGCCGAGAATGTCGGCCGATTACAGGTGTCGAAGCAGCCGGTCGATAACCCCCCTTACGACATCCACACCCTTGGCGATCAGGCGCTGCGCTCCCCGGCCAAGCGCATTGGCAAGGTGGACGACAGCATCCGTGATCTCGCCCGCGACATGCTTGTGAGCATGTATGCAGCCCGGGGTATCGGCCTTGCGGCCCCCCAGATCGGCCATGCTCTGCAGCTGCTGGTGATCGATCTCGAGATCGAGGATCCCAACAGTCCACCCCTGATCCTGATCAACCCGGAGATCAGTCACGTGGGCGGCAGCCTCTGCACCTATGAGGAGGGCTGTCTGAGCATCCCCGGGGTTTATCTCGATGTGGTGCGCCCCAGCGTGGTGGAGGTGAGCTACCGCGATGAAATGGGTCGCCCTAAGCGGATGAAAGCCGATGGGCTGATGGCCCGCTGCATCCAGCACGAAATGGACCATCTCAATGGGGTCCTGTTCGTGGATCGCGTCACCGATCACGACAAGCTGCGCGAGGGCCTCGGTGAGAAGGGTTTCAATCCTGCAGACGTGCACTCGATCGCCTGA